ATCAACAGATCAACCAGTTTCAGATTCTTCAATAGAACAGTCAGCTATGCCAGAAAATCGTGGGGTGGCAAGAGCTGTTGGTGAAATTGATGTAAATAGTTGGGATAGTTTTGCGAATGCAATGAAGGATACAAGTATTTCAAAAATTAACTTAACGGCTAGTTTTGCAAATACCAGAACAGCTGGTGAGGGTGATCCCAATAATTTAGCAACAACGCAAATTACTAGAGATATTGAAATTAATGGAAATGGATTTCGAATTGATTTTCAAGGAACTTCTATTTGGTTAGGAGAAACAGGAACTGCTAGACCTACTTTTCATATGCATGACATTGTACTCGCTCAAAGATACGCAGGAGGCTACTCCGAGGACATTGTCGGGTCACGTTTAGTTGGAGGTTATACAGGGAAATGGAACTATCGGTTTGGAAATGTAACAACAGAAGCCAGTGTACAACGATTAGCTCGTGCTACCTATGCTCAAGTAACTATCTATGGAAATATGGATTTAAACACTCGGGCAGAAAACTTTTACACAGGTAGTTTTATTATGGAACCTGGCACTAATTACAAGGGTAATGTAAATTATTATGACTTCTCAGTAGTTTGGTACAATTTAGCTGCTAGAGCTGGAGATACAGGTCAGTCAAGAGAATTTACAGTTGGAGCAGATTCGAAAGTGCGTATGAGTCAAACACAAACATCGGGTGTCTCTTATCCTGCCGTGTATCAATATTATCAAGCGATGACGATTGGAGAAAATGCAGTCTTTAATGTGGCAATGCCTGGAAATGCTGTGCGTTTTGATGCACCAAACTCTAGTTTTACTGCTAAAAAAGGTTCGATTGTCAATTTAACAAGTAAACGAGACTCGGGTGCTGTTGTTTCTTACAATACAACAAATAGTACCTTTAAGACAGAACCAGGGGCTTACTTTTATACAATTGGTAAAAGTAATACAGCGTTGATTAACATCAGTAGTGGATCAAATAATTCACTAGATATTCAACAACCAGCTCAATACGATATTCGAAATTTAGCAACATCCGCATCTTCATATGCAGTTGGAATCAATTATGCAACAAATAAAATGTCTATTACAGACTCAGACATTGATTTATGGAAAATGGGTGTAGATGTCGCAGGTCCATCCTCATTAACCTACGCTAAAGTCGGTAGCTTAACGGCTTCTGGAGCACCCAATAGTCAGGTTGTTGCTTCAACTGATGCAGATTTGAAAGCCAATTTCAAAACAAATTTGTTCCGCCGGATTGCCGGTATGAATCAACTACCAGAAGTTGAGTTTACAGAAGTAACAGATGCTGATTTAACGGTTAAAGCCCGTGTGAAAATAGGAATGGTTCCGGATAATAATGGGGCAGATGAAACAGGTCACGTTAATTATGTACCTGTATATGCTTCAGCAGGGCAAGCAACTGTGACAATTACAGATCCAGCGAATGGGCTAAGTTATGCTAATTTACCTACGGATGCAAATGGTTATGTGCGCTATACAGTGCCTGATTTTTATCAAGCAGGCACAAAATTAACAGCAACAGCTATTCGAGGACCTTATGAGAGTGAAGAATTAGCTGAAACGACGGTCATTGATAAAACACCGCCTACTCCAGCTGAAGTGACAAGTCGTATTTCTCCATTTACAACTGTTTTTACTGGGATAAATGGAGAACCAGGTGCAACTCTTTATTACACATTGAATGGTACAACTGTACCAGGCAGCACAGTAGTAAAAGAAGATGGAACATGGGAAATTCCAGCACCAGAAACGAAACTTGTTCTTGGAAATGTACTGCAATTTATTTTGACAGATACTGGAGGCAATGCAAATCCATTAGTTGACACAGTTTTTCATGATGCAACGTTTAAGGCTGCAACAAAAGTAACTGTAGCAGATGGTGAATTGGCCTTTCTATCAGCTCCGACAAAACTTTCTTTTGGAGAAGAGTTGAAAGTGAGTGCTAAAGAACAAACCTATCCATTAGAAAATTTAGAAGGTCAACTGAAAGTTCAAGATACCCGAGCAGTTAAAGGTTCGTGGACATTAACAGCTAAAGTTGACAAGGTTTTGACAAGTGGAACAGGGCATACCTTGCCAAATGCAATACGTCATAGTTTAGGTGGAAACACAACAGTATTAAGTGATGTTAGCACAAAAATTTATCAACATACGAATACAGATGAAGCACCATTTTCTGTTTCTGATACATGGACTCCAGAAGGCGACGGTTTATCCTTAACTGTACCTGCAGGAGCTGCTCGTAGTGAAAGTTACGAAGGAACCATTTTATGGACCTTACAAAATACACCGGATGGAGAATAGGGGTGTCAAAGTGAAAAGAAAGCAACCAGTTATTGCTGCGTTTATTATTTTTGTTTTTTGCTTGGCTACTCCAATCTATTCGAATGCAGAAGGCCAAGATAATGAATACAAGAGTAATGGAGATATTAGTTTTTATGGGGAGTACATTCCTTTAACAGAAGAAGAAAAAGAAGCTAATAAAGAACTTCCACAAACAACCAAAGATAAAATTATATATGCACCACTAAACCAAGGTACTGTAAATCAAAAGTATACATTGCCACAAACAGGTGAACAGTTGCCCATCAATATGATGATAACTGGTTTTGTTCTATTAGGACTAGCCTATATAGTTAGGAAACAAAAAATTTAACGAAAATAGTGAAATTAACAGCATAAAATAGGGGGAAAAGAAATGAAAACAACAAAATTTATCGCATTATCAACAATTGTATTAACAACATTAGTGAACGTGGCTCCAGCATTGGCTGCCGAAGATAAAACATATACTTCAAATGGGATTGTAGAATTTATTCCAAGTACAGATCCAACATTACCGGTTGATCCAACTGATCCAGACCCAACAAATCCTGTTGTTCCAATTGATCCAACTGACCCAGAAGGACCAGAACCAGGAACAAATGGCCCGTTGAGTATTGATTATGCTTCAAGTTTGGATTTTGGTAAAAATAAAATAACAAATAAAGACGAAGTTTATTATGCAAATGCCCAAGAATTAACGAATGGAAAATTTGTACCAAATTATGTTCAAGTATCTGATAACCGTGGAACTAATACAGGTTGGGCTTTAACTGTGAAACAAGAAGGTCAATTTGAGAATAAAACAACACAGCATAAAGTCCTAACTGGATCAGTCATTAAATTATCAAATGGAGTAGCTGCTAGTAATCAAATAGATGTTACGGCTCCGCTAAGTCCAAGTATTGAATTAGATGCATCAGGAGCAGCTTCAAATGTTATGACTGCTGCAAATGAGACGGGTTCAGGTACTTGGGTTGATCGTTTTGGAACAGTAACTGCTGAAGAAGTTGAAGGCGAAACTGTTCAAAAAAATAAAGCTATTTCACTAGAAGTTCCAGGAAGCACGCCAAAAGATGCAGTTAAATATTCAACTCAATTAACGTGGACACTAACAGATACACCAATCAACGAATAATTTCTATTTTAGTGAGGCTTTATTGCCTAATGAACATACGCATTTTTTCCATCTAACGTAGTCAAATTGACGATGTGAGTGGTTGAAAAAGTATGTAGAATTATAAGTGTAGACCAGCGCTACAGAATTTAAAAAAATCAGACAAAAAATAAAACAATAGGGGAGAACAAAAAAATTATGAAAACGACTAAATTTATTACTACAGGGGCAGTTCTTATCAGTGCAGTTATTCTTGGAGGAAGCATCGCGTCTGCAGCACCCGGAGATATTACTCAAAATTATAAGTCAGATACAATCGTTAAATTTGCACCAAGTGAAGACATCACAAATCCTGTCGATCCAACAAATCCAGGAGAAGTAATTGAACCAGTTGACCCAACTGATCCAGATAAAGAAATTGAGCCTGGAACTGCTGGACCACTAAGTTTAGATTATGCATCAGCATTTTACTTTGGTGAGAATAAGATTACTTCAAAAGACGAGGTTTACTATGCAGTAGCTCAAAAATTAAAAGATGGATCAGATCGTCCCAACTATGTTCAGGTGACAGATAACCGTGGAACAGAAGCTGGTTGGTCATTACAAGTAAAACAAGATGGTCAATTTATGTCAGAATCTAATCGTGAATTAGTCGGAGCAATGATTAGCTTTACAAATGGTCAACTTGATACAATCTCTACTTCTGCTACCCCATCATTTACAAAACCAAGCTTTGATTTAACTGTTGCCGGTACTGGAGTTGCAGAAAATATCGTCTCAGCTAAAGATGGTGAAGGAGCAGGAACTTTTGTTTACCGCTTTGGAACAGATGCAACAAAAGCTAACAGTGTTAGTTTATCTGTACCAGGAACAACAACAAAATTAGCAGAAACTTATGCAACAACATTAACTTGGACTCTAACAGATGTTCCAGCAAACGAAATCTAAAAACAACTAACTAATTAAGACATATTATATTCTGGAAGCATCGATAAGTAAATTTGTCGGTGCTTTCAATCTGATGAAAAGGAGATCGTGATAATGAAAAAATATACAAAACTGATTATTTTTATGGTGGCACTATTAACAACTAGCACATTTTTTATACCTAAGGTGAATGCTTCAGAGTTGAATTTTTCAGTAGAACCTATTATTCCTGCAAATCAACGAGATCAAAAGAAGACATATTTTGATTTGAAAATGGAAGCAGGCGCAAGCCAAACGATTGAAATCAATCTGAGAAATGACACAAAAAATGATGTGATTATTCAGCCTCGTGTGAATAGCGCACTTACCAATATCAAAGGCGTTGTTGAATATGGCGAGTTGCCTGAAAAACAAGATAGTACATTGATTCATAATTTAAATGATATTGTGACTGTTGTAGATGAAGTGATTGTGCCAGCTGAAAGTCATGTCCGTCTCCCTCTGACGATTGATATGCCAAAAGAAGAATTTGATGGAATCTTAGCAGGTGGGATTACGCTTCAAGAAAAACAAACAGATACTGATACGAACAAGAAAGGTGAGCAAGGATTATCTATTCAAAATCGTTATGCGTATGTAGTTGCGTTGGTATTAAATGAAAATGACAACGAAATTGTGCCTGAATTAGAATTGAATGAAATTGCAGCAGCACAAGTAAATGCCCGAAATGTGATCAATGCGAATTTGCAAAATATCACAGCTATGTATGTAAATCAATTGTCTGTAAATGCAAAAATCACGCGTCAAGGTCAAAGTGAAGTTCTCTATAAATCCACTAGTGAAGGTATGCAAATGGCACCTAATTCAAACTTTAACTATCCGATTTCTTTAGATGGAGCTAAATTAGAAGCAGGAAAATACACACTAGAAATGACAGCAGAGTCAAAAGGGAAAACATGGCACTGGAAAGAAAACTTCACAATTGATGGTGAGACAGCCAACAAATTAAACAAAACTGATGTAACAATTGAGAACAATTCGAATTGGATTTATATTTTAATCGGAGTGAGTTTAATTTTAGTCGCTTTGATTTTATGGTTTATTTTATGGAAACGTAAGAAGAAAAAAGAAGAAGAAGCACGTAAAAAAGAACTAGCTGCTAGAAAGCGCAAAAAGAAAAAAAGTGTAAAAACTGAAAAAAAGTAAACTTTAATTAGTAAATAGATAAAATCAGCATGAAATGGAGGAAGAATGGAGTTGACTGTATTTTTAGAAAAACAAGATATACGTAAAATTGGATTATTTAAATTTTTGGAAGCCAGTTACCAACAACGAGCAACATTTAGTGATATATCAGAAAATCTAAATATCTCCGACTTTATTTTATTGAATACAGTTGATGAATTAACAAGAGATATTGAGGCAAACCAATTAACTGATTGTTTTAAACTGGAAAAAACAGAAAAACATATTATTCTAAAAAAATCAGGAAAAGCATCAGTACAGGTGTTAGCTTGGCTTTATTTAAAAAAATCCCATTCTTTTAAAATTTTAGATGAAATTTATCGAGGTACATTTACAAATATAGCGAGCTATTCAGAAAGTAACTTTGTCAGCTATACAAGTGTTTATAATCGTATTCAGGAGTTAAAGAAAATTTTACGTAGTTATGAAATTGAACTATCTTCAAGATTTAAACTGATTGGCGATGAAATGAAAATTAGAATGTATTTTTATCAAGTGTACTATGAACGTTTTAATCGAATTGAGTTTCCATTTGAGCCTAAAAAGAAAGAAGTAAACATGCTTTTTATTCAGCAGTTAGAAGAACAACTACAGCATTCTTTTTCAGAAGTAGATAAAGCAAAATTAGATTTTTTTCTTGCAGTTAATTTAAATCGAATTCAGCAAGGAACAGATTTGCATAGTAGCACTGTGGAACGTAAAAAAATAAATGTCCAACTATTTTTGCCGATTTACGAAAAAATTCAAGGATTTTTAATGGAACAAGTTCATCTACTAAACCAAAATCATTTGATTAGCGAATCAAAATTTATTTTAGCATTCTTAATTAGTGAGAATATGCTTTCTTTGAACCAAAAACGGCTAGAACCTTTAATAAAAAATGAGCAGCTAACCGACTTTTTTTTAGAAGAATTCAGTACATTTTTTGAAAATAAAGTTGAAAAAAACTATTTGAATCACCTGAAAAGTGAGTTAATGATTTTGCATTTTAAAGTTCTTTATTTTGAAAAAATAGGTGGAATTTTTGAAGATGCTATGAGTTCTAACTTCATTAAAGAAAATTATTTAGATGCTTTTCTTTTTTGTCAACAATTTATAAAAACAGGAGGTGGAAATAAGAAATTTAAATCAATTAATAAAAATAGTGACTTTTTATTTCGACACTATTTATTTTTAATAATAGAAGTGTTCCCACCTGATTTTTTTATGAAATCAATCAAGATTTATATTGATTTTTCGCTAGGAAAGCATTACAATAGCATGGTTTCTGCGAATGTTAAAACATTTAGCTTTTTAAATATAGAAGTGATAGATGAAATGAATCAAGGTGCAGATTTGGTCTTGTCAGATTATTATTTTGCGGATAAAAGAAAAAATTGCGACTATTTAGTTTGGAATGTACTTCCAACTCCAGCTGACTGGGCAAATCTAGGTGCACATTTGACAAAAATAAAAAGAAATAGAGAAGCTGAGGTGAATTTGGATGAGACAACATAAACATGAACTAGGTTTATTAAAAGATGTATTAGTGTTTAGTAGCATCTTAGTAACCTTAGGGAGTGTAAATGAGGTATTAGGAGCTGAACAAAATCAAATTCAAGCTAGTGATAATCAAACACATTTCTTAGTCGTTCATCCAGTGGATCCATTGAATCCAGGAGTTGAGGCTACGCCAGTTCCTCCTACAATGGAAGACACAAAACCAAGTAATAGTCAGGATACAGGTGAAATAAATGCACTTGTTGTTGAGGACGATTTGGATTTACCAGATGGCAGTCAAAAAATCTTAATTGAGGATTCTTCAGAAAAAAGCTCAACAAATCAAGAGGATGACGAAAAGGAACACTTTCCATTCTCACACGGAATGTCTAACCCGGAAGTGATCACGTTAGATCCTTTTAATAATTTTTCTGGTGGGAACGATGACGACTCGGAGGAACCATCTTATTTAGAAGAGGTTTTTTCGAATCTTTCAGGAATCATGTTATTTGGTACGGCTCCTAATCAGTAAATGAAAAATAGTTAATTTAGAAAGTAAAAAGATAGAAAATGAAAGTCTAAGTGTTTTGTTTGTACAATAAAAATGAAACCGATTAGTTATCGATATAAATTAAAAAAGGGATGTCAAATTGAACATTGTTGTTTGAGGTGTGGCAAGATACAGTGGAATAAAGTAGCAGAAGATACGATTGCTGAAGATCAATTTATAAACTTTATCAAAGGTATGTTATTCAATTAAATCGAAAATGTCTTCAGATAGGTTTTTAAATATAATCGATCTATCTGAAGTTTTTTTTGTAACTAAAGAGTGGTTAAATTTGCAAAAGATTAAAAAAACAATTAAGATAAAATTATAAGTTAGTCATTATTTAAATTATATGTGATGAATAAAATGGAAGCGTTTTTAAATCGAAAGAGGGGGATGTATATGTTATCACGGTATAAAAATATTTTAGTTGCAGTAGACGGATCGAAAAATGCTCAATTGGCTTTTCAACAGGCTGTGGAAATTGCTCTAGAACAAGAAAAAGCGACATTATATGTTTTAGAAGTAGTGGATAATCAAACACATTTTGTGGCACCGCCAATGCTGAATAGTCAAACACAAACGTATTCACCAGAAGCTGTTGAGATGTTTCAAGAAGTTGTTCAAAAAGAGGTGGAATGGGTTGAAAATGAAGTTCATGAACTTGTGGAGGAAGCAAAAAGAAAAGGTGTTCTAAATGCCGTGGCAGTCGTGACTACAGGAAATCATAAACATGCAATTGCCCATACGATTCCGACAGAAAAAAAGATTGATTTACTCATCATTGGAGCGACAGGTAAAGGCAGAATTAAAAGTGCTATTTTAGGAACAACAACCAGTTATGTTGTCCAACATGCACCATGTAATGTGCTAGTTGTGAAAGAGTAATAAAAATAGATAAGATGGAGTTTCATTTTTAATGAAGCTCCATTTTTTTGGAGATCTATATAAGAATGTTTATTCAGTAGCTTAAAGTTCTTGAATAAATAAAGTGCAACGTCCAGCGCTAACTAATTTTTTTTGTTCGTTTGTTATTTTAATCTCCCAAACTTGGGTCTTTTTACCAATGTGTAAGGGCGTTGCGACAGCTATAATTGTCCCATTTGGTACAGCTCGTAAATGGTTTAAGTTTAATTCTAACCCAACTGCAACTTCTTTCGTTGTATCTAGTTGTGCATTTGCTCCTAAACTAGCCGCAGTTTCAGCTAAAACAGCGGATATTCCACCGTGCATAATACCATATGGTTGTTTGTGTTGTTCTTCAATCGTGAGCTCTAGTTCAACAGAATCTTTGGAAATATTCTTGTAGTGAATCCCCAGATGGTCCATTAATGTCATTTAGAAAACTCCTTTTTTGGGTTATTTTTTAGTTTGTACCTTAAATTTAACATAATTTGAAGAAAATAGGGGCAGAAAGCAAGTAATTTTTGTTAAAATGGGTTAAACTAGTAATGTGAATTTATAAAAAAGGAGACTTAAATGATGACTGAAAATTGGGAAACAATTAAAGAATACCGTGAAATTTTATTTGAAAAGACTGATCATATAGCAAAAATTACGATTAATCGTCCAGAGGTGCACAACGCATTTACACCATTGACTGTTTCTGAAATGATTGATGCTTTTACACTAAGTCGTGATGACGCTGATATTGGCGTAATTATTTTAACTGGAGCAGGAGACAATGCGTTCTGTTCTGGTGGCGATCAACGTGTACGGGGAAATGGTGGATATGTTGGAGAAGATAATATTCCGCGTTTGAATGTATTAGATTTACAACGCTTAATTCGCGTGATTCCAAAACCAATTATTGCAATGGTAAAAGGTTGGTCAATTGGTGGCGGAAATGTATTACAATTGGTTTGCGATTTAACGATTGCAGGCGATAATGCTAAGTTTGGCCAAACAGGTCCTAATGTTGGGAGCTTTGATGCCGGCTATGGTTCTGGTTATTTAGCACGTGTCATCGGCCATAAGAAAGCCAAAGAAGTTTGGTTTATGTGTCGTCAGTACACAGCTGCTGAAGCTTTGGAAATGGGTTGGATTAATACCGTTGTTCCAGTTGCTGATGTTGAAAAAGAAACAATGGACTGGGCTCGTGAAATGTTGAAGAAAAGCCCGACTGCATTGCGCTTTATTAAAGCGGCAATGAATGCTGATACAGATGGTTTAGCAGGCTTGCAACAATTTGCTGGTGATGCAACATTGTTATATTACACTTCTGATGAAGCGAAAGAGGGACGCGATGCATTTAATGAACGTCGTGATCCAGACTTTAATCAATTTCCAAAATTTCCATAAAGAATAAGCGAAACTGAGTTGGCCTTGGAAGGATCAAGGTGCTCAGTTTTTTCTAATTAATGAAAGGAGTTTGTGTAATAAATGGAGAATTGGTTAACAAAACGTATTCATTTAACTCCTGAAAAAACAGCTTTAGTATTTAAACAGAAAAAATGGAGTTTTGCTGAATTGCAAGTAGAAGTCAATCAACGAGCTAAGCGATTATTGACTCTTTCTTATCCTGAGGAAAGCCGAATTGGCGTCTTAGGGAGCAACTCACCTGAACTTTATTTTACTATTTTAGCGCTACAACAAATGGGTCACACAATCGTATTTTTGAACCACAGATTAACGAGTTATGAGATGGAGCAACAACTTATTGATGCTACTGTTGCTGGAGTATTATATCAAGCTTCTTTTGTTGGGAAAATTAAACAGCTTTCTATTCATTTACAAGAATGTAGCCATAGTTTTCAACAGGTGACTGAATTAAAGGAACAAACGAACTTTAAACCAGTTCCAGATTTTGATTTAAAAAAAGTGACGACTATTATGTATACGTCTGGGACAACGGGACAAGCTAAAGGGGTTCAACAAACGTTTGATAATCATTGGTGGAGTGCAATTGGCTCCGTACTCAATTTAGGTTTAACAGATGAGGATAGTTGGTTGTGTCCAGTTCCGTTATTTCATATTAGTGGTTTTTCAATTATGATGCGCAGTCTAATTTATGGAATGCCTGTTTATTTATTTGAAAAATTTGATGAAAAAGAAATTAATCAAACTCTGTTGTCAGGAGCAGGATCAATTATATCCGTAGTTTCTGTAATGCTTAAACGTTTGCTAGTTGATTTAGGAAATCGCCACTATCCACCACAATTTCGTTGTATGCTATTAGGTGGAGGACCAATTGATAGTGGAACATTAACGAATTGTCAGAAACTTGGAATTCCAGTCATCCAATCCTATGGCATGACTGAAACAGCTTCGCAAGTTGTGGCTTTAAGTAATGATATGGCTGTCAAAAAAAGCGGTTCGGCAGGTTTGC
This Carnobacterium maltaromaticum DSM 20342 DNA region includes the following protein-coding sequences:
- a CDS encoding PaaI family thioesterase — encoded protein: MTLMDHLGIHYKNISKDSVELELTIEEQHKQPYGIMHGGISAVLAETAASLGANAQLDTTKEVAVGLELNLNHLRAVPNGTIIAVATPLHIGKKTQVWEIKITNEQKKLVSAGRCTLFIQEL
- a CDS encoding pectate lyase-like adhesive domain-containing protein, which encodes MNKTYRNKKGIIIGLMVALLSVTVFQINSMDIGVFFQKGGVQADESMSLQVVESTILKDTPIQINLKGLPTTKLEENTEVLETVITMALPEGLVFNQDETEWLNAENPYITVNFNQDAQQIEITILNSENEAEKIDSVPLSLSGSVAGSYEIKAQSTYQGQDFGSNTLMLEVQVANLEEETKAELESPEELNSEEALSTDQPVSDSSIEQSAMPENRGVARAVGEIDVNSWDSFANAMKDTSISKINLTASFANTRTAGEGDPNNLATTQITRDIEINGNGFRIDFQGTSIWLGETGTARPTFHMHDIVLAQRYAGGYSEDIVGSRLVGGYTGKWNYRFGNVTTEASVQRLARATYAQVTIYGNMDLNTRAENFYTGSFIMEPGTNYKGNVNYYDFSVVWYNLAARAGDTGQSREFTVGADSKVRMSQTQTSGVSYPAVYQYYQAMTIGENAVFNVAMPGNAVRFDAPNSSFTAKKGSIVNLTSKRDSGAVVSYNTTNSTFKTEPGAYFYTIGKSNTALINISSGSNNSLDIQQPAQYDIRNLATSASSYAVGINYATNKMSITDSDIDLWKMGVDVAGPSSLTYAKVGSLTASGAPNSQVVASTDADLKANFKTNLFRRIAGMNQLPEVEFTEVTDADLTVKARVKIGMVPDNNGADETGHVNYVPVYASAGQATVTITDPANGLSYANLPTDANGYVRYTVPDFYQAGTKLTATAIRGPYESEELAETTVIDKTPPTPAEVTSRISPFTTVFTGINGEPGATLYYTLNGTTVPGSTVVKEDGTWEIPAPETKLVLGNVLQFILTDTGGNANPLVDTVFHDATFKAATKVTVADGELAFLSAPTKLSFGEELKVSAKEQTYPLENLEGQLKVQDTRAVKGSWTLTAKVDKVLTSGTGHTLPNAIRHSLGGNTTVLSDVSTKIYQHTNTDEAPFSVSDTWTPEGDGLSLTVPAGAARSESYEGTILWTLQNTPDGE
- a CDS encoding universal stress protein, translating into MNKMEAFLNRKRGMYMLSRYKNILVAVDGSKNAQLAFQQAVEIALEQEKATLYVLEVVDNQTHFVAPPMLNSQTQTYSPEAVEMFQEVVQKEVEWVENEVHELVEEAKRKGVLNAVAVVTTGNHKHAIAHTIPTEKKIDLLIIGATGKGRIKSAILGTTTSYVVQHAPCNVLVVKE
- a CDS encoding WxL domain-containing protein, with amino-acid sequence MKTTKFITTGAVLISAVILGGSIASAAPGDITQNYKSDTIVKFAPSEDITNPVDPTNPGEVIEPVDPTDPDKEIEPGTAGPLSLDYASAFYFGENKITSKDEVYYAVAQKLKDGSDRPNYVQVTDNRGTEAGWSLQVKQDGQFMSESNRELVGAMISFTNGQLDTISTSATPSFTKPSFDLTVAGTGVAENIVSAKDGEGAGTFVYRFGTDATKANSVSLSVPGTTTKLAETYATTLTWTLTDVPANEI
- the menB gene encoding 1,4-dihydroxy-2-naphthoyl-CoA synthase — protein: MTENWETIKEYREILFEKTDHIAKITINRPEVHNAFTPLTVSEMIDAFTLSRDDADIGVIILTGAGDNAFCSGGDQRVRGNGGYVGEDNIPRLNVLDLQRLIRVIPKPIIAMVKGWSIGGGNVLQLVCDLTIAGDNAKFGQTGPNVGSFDAGYGSGYLARVIGHKKAKEVWFMCRQYTAAEALEMGWINTVVPVADVEKETMDWAREMLKKSPTALRFIKAAMNADTDGLAGLQQFAGDATLLYYTSDEAKEGRDAFNERRDPDFNQFPKFP
- a CDS encoding o-succinylbenzoate--CoA ligase is translated as MENWLTKRIHLTPEKTALVFKQKKWSFAELQVEVNQRAKRLLTLSYPEESRIGVLGSNSPELYFTILALQQMGHTIVFLNHRLTSYEMEQQLIDATVAGVLYQASFVGKIKQLSIHLQECSHSFQQVTELKEQTNFKPVPDFDLKKVTTIMYTSGTTGQAKGVQQTFDNHWWSAIGSVLNLGLTDEDSWLCPVPLFHISGFSIMMRSLIYGMPVYLFEKFDEKEINQTLLSGAGSIISVVSVMLKRLLVDLGNRHYPPQFRCMLLGGGPIDSGTLTNCQKLGIPVIQSYGMTETASQVVALSNDMAVKKSGSAGLPLFPVQLEVVMPSHEVCLPYQHGEVRIKAPNVTVGYLNQPRRSETEWFYTGDIGYLDNDGYLYIVSRLADLIISGGENIYPSEVEQVLMAHPSINDVVIVGKKDTQWEQVPIAFLVLEQDKELDIPGLIHFCQSQLAQYKIPKEYKVVSQLPRNASGKVLRRNLV
- a CDS encoding helix-turn-helix domain-containing protein, whose protein sequence is MELTVFLEKQDIRKIGLFKFLEASYQQRATFSDISENLNISDFILLNTVDELTRDIEANQLTDCFKLEKTEKHIILKKSGKASVQVLAWLYLKKSHSFKILDEIYRGTFTNIASYSESNFVSYTSVYNRIQELKKILRSYEIELSSRFKLIGDEMKIRMYFYQVYYERFNRIEFPFEPKKKEVNMLFIQQLEEQLQHSFSEVDKAKLDFFLAVNLNRIQQGTDLHSSTVERKKINVQLFLPIYEKIQGFLMEQVHLLNQNHLISESKFILAFLISENMLSLNQKRLEPLIKNEQLTDFFLEEFSTFFENKVEKNYLNHLKSELMILHFKVLYFEKIGGIFEDAMSSNFIKENYLDAFLFCQQFIKTGGGNKKFKSINKNSDFLFRHYLFLIIEVFPPDFFMKSIKIYIDFSLGKHYNSMVSANVKTFSFLNIEVIDEMNQGADLVLSDYYFADKRKNCDYLVWNVLPTPADWANLGAHLTKIKRNREAEVNLDETT
- a CDS encoding RNHCP domain-containing protein, which translates into the protein MKMKPISYRYKLKKGCQIEHCCLRCGKIQWNKVAEDTIAEDQFINFIKGMLFN
- a CDS encoding LPXTG cell wall anchor domain-containing protein, translated to MKRKQPVIAAFIIFVFCLATPIYSNAEGQDNEYKSNGDISFYGEYIPLTEEEKEANKELPQTTKDKIIYAPLNQGTVNQKYTLPQTGEQLPINMMITGFVLLGLAYIVRKQKI
- a CDS encoding DUF916 and DUF3324 domain-containing protein — protein: MKKYTKLIIFMVALLTTSTFFIPKVNASELNFSVEPIIPANQRDQKKTYFDLKMEAGASQTIEINLRNDTKNDVIIQPRVNSALTNIKGVVEYGELPEKQDSTLIHNLNDIVTVVDEVIVPAESHVRLPLTIDMPKEEFDGILAGGITLQEKQTDTDTNKKGEQGLSIQNRYAYVVALVLNENDNEIVPELELNEIAAAQVNARNVINANLQNITAMYVNQLSVNAKITRQGQSEVLYKSTSEGMQMAPNSNFNYPISLDGAKLEAGKYTLEMTAESKGKTWHWKENFTIDGETANKLNKTDVTIENNSNWIYILIGVSLILVALILWFILWKRKKKKEEEARKKELAARKRKKKKSVKTEKK
- a CDS encoding WxL domain-containing protein; this encodes MKTTKFIALSTIVLTTLVNVAPALAAEDKTYTSNGIVEFIPSTDPTLPVDPTDPDPTNPVVPIDPTDPEGPEPGTNGPLSIDYASSLDFGKNKITNKDEVYYANAQELTNGKFVPNYVQVSDNRGTNTGWALTVKQEGQFENKTTQHKVLTGSVIKLSNGVAASNQIDVTAPLSPSIELDASGAASNVMTAANETGSGTWVDRFGTVTAEEVEGETVQKNKAISLEVPGSTPKDAVKYSTQLTWTLTDTPINE